The Apium graveolens cultivar Ventura chromosome 6, ASM990537v1, whole genome shotgun sequence genome contains a region encoding:
- the LOC141668476 gene encoding uncharacterized protein LOC141668476 isoform X1, with translation MGENEDWVQPTGIFPNGMLPNAGPLIHLLESDRWLKAEDRTADLISRIQPNQPSEQRRNAVADYVQRLIMKCFPCQVFTFGSVPLKTYLPDGDIDLTTFTNNQNLKETWATQVRDMLESEEKDENAEFRVKEVQYIQAEVKIIKCLVENIVVDISFNQVGGLCTLCFLEEVDHLIDQNHLFKRSIILIKAWCYYESRILGAHHGLISTYALETLVLYIFHVFNNSFAGPLEVLYRFLEFFSNFDWDNFCVSLWGPVSISSLPDVTAETPRKDGGELLLSKLFLDACSSVYAVIPAGQENQGQPFVSKYFNVIDPLRVNNNLGRSVNKGNFYRIRSAFALGAKKMARLLDCPDESIISELNQFFMNTWERHGSGVRPDAPEVSTLSSRSSIPGNVPSSVNSKDRSSGKKVKSSSSVRDSKVERTSSHGVSSQRGNISSDSMSGASDVSETSRGESQKRQGNLNSKRISNQIIKISSNQATSTDKVQRNLQSQHLLNDIQGRFLFARTRSSPELTDNYGDLYTQGRQARVPDNSKTQGAAIESSTYLNSYHRNRKNPEPDLVPSHSGQSVNDDPSSVRHATSRQAPDPDDCLNSAPNSHQTDSGSRDMTEEPPSAVGMHAMHQEEQDIVNMMASSTINGFNGQVHVPLNLAAGQLPFPVPPSVLASMGYAQRNFAGMVPANFPLIDHSFSNMQFAHGFVPPQLSHYFSGIRFPTNIGDPNDPSNENIGSTDMKLGETDHDYWQERDMGSTGGFDSDLGNVEMLHTDDKPQSTSSIANFFPSSRSRGPGSGRGSSTKGQHQYSKEKHGSMQDDHLDSFQIEQNRENEVYSDERTTSSRFSSAAHSSSIRSKTSSESSWEEPSSKVIKSTREKRGKKIVSESSTMYGKGKIMSEHVSDQPEENNQDRNRQTITSNEIAERSSEMQAVPSLHMVRHHMPDYESAQTSGSEAMIPMPPMIFGSRQRMMDNSGAVPFAFYPTGPPVPFLTMLPVYNVPPDAGATSASSHYGVEEVIENSDSAKKFDITEEHDQTGNPTNVDSLQRIADNDTSLEQKSDILNSDFASHWQNLQFGRFCQNPRSPSPLAYPSPVMVPPMYLQGRVQWDGPGRPLSGNMNGFTQLMNYGPRLVPVSPIQPVSGRPPNVYQRYGEDIPRYRSGTGTYLPNPKVSGRDRHSSGTRRGNYSYDRTENNGDREGNWNVSKSRATGRNHNRNQSDRSNSKIYRPAGASESRPDRSWNSYRHDTFPSYQSQNGPLYPNSPQAGLPNVTYGMYSVPAVNSSGLSSNGPTAQSLVMLYPYDHNPNYGPTAEQVEFGSLGQVGFSGMNEQYSSEASRETEAFDEHRLQGRSAHHSSPDQPSSPHHYRRI, from the exons ATGGGCGAAAATGAGGATTGGGTGCAGCCAACTGGCATTTTTCCAAATGGGATGTTGCCCAATGCAGGTCCATTGATTCATCTACTTGAATCCGATAGATGGTTAAAGGCCGAGGACAGAACTGCAGACCTTATTTCTCGTATTCAGCCTAACCAACCTTCTGAGCAACGGAGAAACGCTGTTGCAGATTATGTTCAACGACTCATAATGAAGTGTTTCCCATGCCAG GTATTCACTTTCGGGTCGGTGCCCCTCAAGACCTACTTACCTGATGGAGACATTGACTTGACTACCTTTACTAACAAtcaaaatttgaaagaaacatGGGCTACTCAGGTTCGCGATATGCTTGAGAGTGAGGAGAAAGATGAAAATGCTGAATTTCGAGTCAAGGAAGTTCAGTACATCCAGGCTGAA GTGAAGATAATCAAGTGTCTTGTGGAGAACATTGTAGTAGACATATCTTTTAACCAGGTTGGTGGGTTATGCACCCTTTGCTTCCTCGAGGAG GTCGATCATCTGATAGATCAGAATCATCTATTCAAGCGCAGCATAATACTAATTAAAGCATGGTGTTATTATGAGAGCCGAATACTCGGCGCTCATCATGGGCTTATATCAACATATGCCTTGGAAACCTTGGTTCTTTATATATTCCATGTTTTCAACAATTCCTTTGCCGGACCGCTCGAG GTGCTTTATCGATTTTTGGAGTTTTTTAGCAACTTTGACTGGGATAATTTTTGTGTTAGCTTATGGGGTCCTGTATCCATTAGTTCACTTCCAGATGTGACTG CTGAAACTCCTAGAAAAGATGGCGGAGAGTTGCTTCTGAGCAAATTGTTTCTTGATGCTTGTAGCTCTGTCTATGCTGTTATCCCAGCTGGTCAGGAAAACCAGGGACAGCCTTTTGTTTCGAAATATTTTAATGTAATAGATCCTTTACGTGTAAACAACAACCTGGGTCGTAGTGTTAATAAAG GTAACTTTTACAGGATACGCAGTGCATTTGCACTTGGTGCTAAAAAAATGGCAAGATTACTTGACTGCCCCGATGAAAGCATAATTTCTGAACTGAACCAATTTTTTATGAATACATGGGAGAGACATGGCAGTGGTGTTCGCCCTGATGCACCGGAGGTTAGTACTTTGAGTTCAAGGTCGTCAATTCCTGGCAATGTGCCTAGTTCTGTCAATTCAAAGGACAGATCGAGTGGCAAAAAAGTGAAGAGTAGTTCCTCTGTTCGGGATTCTAAGGTTGAGAGAACTAGTTCGCATGGTGTTTCCTCCCAACGTGGTAATATTTCCTCAGATAGTATGTCTGGGGCCAGTGATGTGTCTGAAACTTCTCGTGGTGAAAGCCAAAAGCGTCAAGGAAACTTAAACAGCAAAAGAATATCAAATCAGATCATTAAAATTAGTTCAAACCAGGCCACAAGTACTGATAAAGTTCAAAGAAATTTGCAATCTCAGCATCTGTTGAATGATATTCAGGGGAGGTTTCTTTTTGCAAGAACACGCTCGAGTCCTGAGCTTACTGATAATTACGGTGATCTTTATACTCAAGGAAGGCAGGCAAGAGTTCCAGATAATTCTAAGACCCAGGGGGCTGCTATCGAGTCAAGTACGTATTTAAATAGTTATCATCGAAACAGAAAAAACCCTGAACCTGATCTTGTACCAAGCCATAGTGGGCAATCCGTAAATGATGATCCTTCATCTGTTAGGCATGCTACATCTCGTCAAGCTCCAGATCCTGATGATTGTTTAAACAGCGCTCCAAACAGTCATCAAACCGATTCAGGCTCCAGAGACATGACTGAAGAACCTCCTTCTGCAGTTGGTATGCACGCTATGCATCAAGAAGAACAAGATATTGTGAACATGATGGCATCTTCTACCATTAATGGTTTTAATGGCCAGGTTCATGTGCCGTTGAATTTAGCTGCAGGTCAACTACCTTTTCCTGTGCCTCCATCCGTTTTGGCTTCAATGGGGTATGCTCAGAGAAATTTTGCTGGAATGGTTCCTGCCAATTTTCCCTTGATAGATCATTCATTTTCAAATATGCAATTTGCTCATGGTTTTGTTCCTCCACAATTAAGCCATTACTTCTCTGGCATAAGATTTCCCACGAATATAGGAGATCCTAATGATCCAAGTAATGAGAATATTGGTTCTACAGATATGAAGTTAGGCGAGACTGATCATGATTACTGGCAGGAGCGGGATATGGGGTCCACCGGTGGTTTTGACTCAGATTTAGGAAATGTTGAAATGCTTCATACAGATGATAAACCACAGTCAACCTCATCCATTGCTAATTTTTTTCCTTCATCTCGGTCAAGAGGTCCCGGAAGTGGTCGCGGAAGTTCGACGAAAGGTCAACATCAATATAGCAAGGAAAAGCATGGATCAATGCAGGATGATCATCTAGATAGTTTCCAAATTGAACAAAACAGAGAAAACGAGGTATATTCTGATGAGAGAACAACAAGTTCAAGATTTTCTTCTGCTGCTCACAGTAGTTCCATTAGAAGTAAAACATCTTCTGAGAGTTCCTGGGAGGAACCATCTTCAAAGGTCATAAAGTCAACAAGGGAAAAGAGAGGGAAAAAAATAGTGTCCGAGTCGTCTACTATGTATGGAAAAGGTAAAATCATGTCTGAACATGTGTCTGATCAGCCTGAGGAAAACAATCAGGACCGCAATCGCCAGACAATTACAAGCAATGAAATTGCTGAAAGAAGTTCGGAAATGCAAGCAGTTCCTTCTTTACACATGGTGAGGCATCACATGCCTGACTATGAATCAGCTCAAACAAGTGGTTCAGAGGCGATGATCCCCATGCCTCCAATGATCTTTGGTTCTAGGCAAAGAATGATGGATAACTCTGGGGCTGTTCCCTTTGCATTTTATCCAACTGGGCCTCCAGTGCCATTTCTTACGATGCTTCCTGTGTATAATGTTCCACCTGATGCTGGAGCTACTTCCGCATCGAGTCATTATGGTGTGGAGGAAGTTATTGAGAATAGTGATTCTGCTAAAAAATTTGATATCACAGAAGAACATGACCAAACTGGGAATCCAACTAATGTAGATTCATTACAAAGGATTGCTGATAATGACACCTCTCTTGAACAGAAGTCTGACATACTTAACAGTGACTTTGCTAGTCATTGGCAAAATTTGCAATTTGGACGATTTTGCCAAAATCCACGGTCCCCAAGTCCTTTAGCTTATCCTTCACCTGTGATGGTGCCACCTATGTATCTACAGGGACGTGTTCAATGGGATGGTCCAGGAAGACCCCTTTCAGGCAATATGAACGGTTTCACTCAGCTCATGAATTATGGTCCTCGCCTTGTTCCTGTTTCTCCTATTCAGCCTGTATCTGGTAGACCCCCCAATGTATATCAGCGGTATGGTGAAGATATACCAAGATATCGGAGTGGGACCGGAACTTATTTGCCAAATCCT AAGGTTTCTGGTAGGGATCGACATTCTTCAGGCACTAGAAGGGGAAACTACAGCTATGACAGAACTGAAAACAATGGCGACAGAGAAGGAAACTGGAATGTTTCAAAATCACGAGCCACTGGACGCAACCACAATCGCAACCAATCTGACAGATCAAATTCAAAGATATACAGACCAGCTGGCGCCAGTGAAAGCCGACCTGATAGATCATGGAATTCATACAGACATGACACATTTCCTTCATACCAGTCGCAAAATGGTCCACTTTACCCCAACTCCCCTCAAGCTGGTCTGCCTAACGTTACATATGGGATGTATTCTGTACCAGCTGTAAACTCTAGCGGATTGTCATCTAATGGACCAACTGCTCAATCTCTTGTAATGTTGTATCCATATGATCACAATCCAAACTATGGTCCAACTGCTGAACAGGTAGAGTTTGGATCATTAGGCCAGGTGGGTTTCTCAGGTATGAACGAACAGTATTCCAGTGAGGCAAGTAGGGAAACGGAAGCATTTGACGAACATAGGTTACAGGGGAGGTCTGCACATCACTCTTCCCCGGACCAACCTTCCTCTCCCCATCATTATAG GAGGATTTGA
- the LOC141668476 gene encoding uncharacterized protein LOC141668476 isoform X2, with the protein MGENEDWVQPTGIFPNGMLPNAGPLIHLLESDRWLKAEDRTADLISRIQPNQPSEQRRNAVADYVQRLIMKCFPCQVFTFGSVPLKTYLPDGDIDLTTFTNNQNLKETWATQVRDMLESEEKDENAEFRVKEVQYIQAEVKIIKCLVENIVVDISFNQVGGLCTLCFLEEVDHLIDQNHLFKRSIILIKAWCYYESRILGAHHGLISTYALETLVLYIFHVFNNSFAGPLEVLYRFLEFFSNFDWDNFCVSLWGPVSISSLPDVTAETPRKDGGELLLSKLFLDACSSVYAVIPAGQENQGQPFVSKYFNVIDPLRVNNNLGRSVNKGNFYRIRSAFALGAKKMARLLDCPDESIISELNQFFMNTWERHGSGVRPDAPEVSTLSSRSSIPGNVPSSVNSKDRSSGKKVKSSSSVRDSKVERTSSHGVSSQRGNISSDSMSGASDVSETSRGESQKRQGNLNSKRISNQIIKISSNQATSTDKVQRNLQSQHLLNDIQGRFLFARTRSSPELTDNYGDLYTQGRQARVPDNSKTQGAAIESSTYLNSYHRNRKNPEPDLVPSHSGQSVNDDPSSVRHATSRQAPDPDDCLNSAPNSHQTDSGSRDMTEEPPSAVGMHAMHQEEQDIVNMMASSTINGFNGQVHVPLNLAAGQLPFPVPPSVLASMGYAQRNFAGMVPANFPLIDHSFSNMQFAHGFVPPQLSHYFSGIRFPTNIGDPNDPSNENIGSTDMKLGETDHDYWQERDMGSTGGFDSDLGNVEMLHTDDKPQSTSSIANFFPSSRSRGPGSGRGSSTKGQHQYSKEKHGSMQDDHLDSFQIEQNRENEVYSDERTTSSRFSSAAHSSSIRSKTSSESSWEEPSSKVIKSTREKRGKKIVSESSTMYGKGKIMSEHVSDQPEENNQDRNRQTITSNEIAERSSEMQAVPSLHMVRHHMPDYESAQTSGSEAMIPMPPMIFGSRQRMMDNSGAVPFAFYPTGPPVPFLTMLPVYNVPPDAGATSASSHYGVEEVIENSDSAKKFDITEEHDQTGNPTNVDSLQRIADNDTSLEQKSDILNSDFASHWQNLQFGRFCQNPRSPSPLAYPSPVMVPPMYLQGRVQWDGPGRPLSGNMNGFTQLMNYGPRLVPVSPIQPVSGRPPNVYQRYGEDIPRYRSGTGTYLPNPVSGRDRHSSGTRRGNYSYDRTENNGDREGNWNVSKSRATGRNHNRNQSDRSNSKIYRPAGASESRPDRSWNSYRHDTFPSYQSQNGPLYPNSPQAGLPNVTYGMYSVPAVNSSGLSSNGPTAQSLVMLYPYDHNPNYGPTAEQVEFGSLGQVGFSGMNEQYSSEASRETEAFDEHRLQGRSAHHSSPDQPSSPHHYRRI; encoded by the exons ATGGGCGAAAATGAGGATTGGGTGCAGCCAACTGGCATTTTTCCAAATGGGATGTTGCCCAATGCAGGTCCATTGATTCATCTACTTGAATCCGATAGATGGTTAAAGGCCGAGGACAGAACTGCAGACCTTATTTCTCGTATTCAGCCTAACCAACCTTCTGAGCAACGGAGAAACGCTGTTGCAGATTATGTTCAACGACTCATAATGAAGTGTTTCCCATGCCAG GTATTCACTTTCGGGTCGGTGCCCCTCAAGACCTACTTACCTGATGGAGACATTGACTTGACTACCTTTACTAACAAtcaaaatttgaaagaaacatGGGCTACTCAGGTTCGCGATATGCTTGAGAGTGAGGAGAAAGATGAAAATGCTGAATTTCGAGTCAAGGAAGTTCAGTACATCCAGGCTGAA GTGAAGATAATCAAGTGTCTTGTGGAGAACATTGTAGTAGACATATCTTTTAACCAGGTTGGTGGGTTATGCACCCTTTGCTTCCTCGAGGAG GTCGATCATCTGATAGATCAGAATCATCTATTCAAGCGCAGCATAATACTAATTAAAGCATGGTGTTATTATGAGAGCCGAATACTCGGCGCTCATCATGGGCTTATATCAACATATGCCTTGGAAACCTTGGTTCTTTATATATTCCATGTTTTCAACAATTCCTTTGCCGGACCGCTCGAG GTGCTTTATCGATTTTTGGAGTTTTTTAGCAACTTTGACTGGGATAATTTTTGTGTTAGCTTATGGGGTCCTGTATCCATTAGTTCACTTCCAGATGTGACTG CTGAAACTCCTAGAAAAGATGGCGGAGAGTTGCTTCTGAGCAAATTGTTTCTTGATGCTTGTAGCTCTGTCTATGCTGTTATCCCAGCTGGTCAGGAAAACCAGGGACAGCCTTTTGTTTCGAAATATTTTAATGTAATAGATCCTTTACGTGTAAACAACAACCTGGGTCGTAGTGTTAATAAAG GTAACTTTTACAGGATACGCAGTGCATTTGCACTTGGTGCTAAAAAAATGGCAAGATTACTTGACTGCCCCGATGAAAGCATAATTTCTGAACTGAACCAATTTTTTATGAATACATGGGAGAGACATGGCAGTGGTGTTCGCCCTGATGCACCGGAGGTTAGTACTTTGAGTTCAAGGTCGTCAATTCCTGGCAATGTGCCTAGTTCTGTCAATTCAAAGGACAGATCGAGTGGCAAAAAAGTGAAGAGTAGTTCCTCTGTTCGGGATTCTAAGGTTGAGAGAACTAGTTCGCATGGTGTTTCCTCCCAACGTGGTAATATTTCCTCAGATAGTATGTCTGGGGCCAGTGATGTGTCTGAAACTTCTCGTGGTGAAAGCCAAAAGCGTCAAGGAAACTTAAACAGCAAAAGAATATCAAATCAGATCATTAAAATTAGTTCAAACCAGGCCACAAGTACTGATAAAGTTCAAAGAAATTTGCAATCTCAGCATCTGTTGAATGATATTCAGGGGAGGTTTCTTTTTGCAAGAACACGCTCGAGTCCTGAGCTTACTGATAATTACGGTGATCTTTATACTCAAGGAAGGCAGGCAAGAGTTCCAGATAATTCTAAGACCCAGGGGGCTGCTATCGAGTCAAGTACGTATTTAAATAGTTATCATCGAAACAGAAAAAACCCTGAACCTGATCTTGTACCAAGCCATAGTGGGCAATCCGTAAATGATGATCCTTCATCTGTTAGGCATGCTACATCTCGTCAAGCTCCAGATCCTGATGATTGTTTAAACAGCGCTCCAAACAGTCATCAAACCGATTCAGGCTCCAGAGACATGACTGAAGAACCTCCTTCTGCAGTTGGTATGCACGCTATGCATCAAGAAGAACAAGATATTGTGAACATGATGGCATCTTCTACCATTAATGGTTTTAATGGCCAGGTTCATGTGCCGTTGAATTTAGCTGCAGGTCAACTACCTTTTCCTGTGCCTCCATCCGTTTTGGCTTCAATGGGGTATGCTCAGAGAAATTTTGCTGGAATGGTTCCTGCCAATTTTCCCTTGATAGATCATTCATTTTCAAATATGCAATTTGCTCATGGTTTTGTTCCTCCACAATTAAGCCATTACTTCTCTGGCATAAGATTTCCCACGAATATAGGAGATCCTAATGATCCAAGTAATGAGAATATTGGTTCTACAGATATGAAGTTAGGCGAGACTGATCATGATTACTGGCAGGAGCGGGATATGGGGTCCACCGGTGGTTTTGACTCAGATTTAGGAAATGTTGAAATGCTTCATACAGATGATAAACCACAGTCAACCTCATCCATTGCTAATTTTTTTCCTTCATCTCGGTCAAGAGGTCCCGGAAGTGGTCGCGGAAGTTCGACGAAAGGTCAACATCAATATAGCAAGGAAAAGCATGGATCAATGCAGGATGATCATCTAGATAGTTTCCAAATTGAACAAAACAGAGAAAACGAGGTATATTCTGATGAGAGAACAACAAGTTCAAGATTTTCTTCTGCTGCTCACAGTAGTTCCATTAGAAGTAAAACATCTTCTGAGAGTTCCTGGGAGGAACCATCTTCAAAGGTCATAAAGTCAACAAGGGAAAAGAGAGGGAAAAAAATAGTGTCCGAGTCGTCTACTATGTATGGAAAAGGTAAAATCATGTCTGAACATGTGTCTGATCAGCCTGAGGAAAACAATCAGGACCGCAATCGCCAGACAATTACAAGCAATGAAATTGCTGAAAGAAGTTCGGAAATGCAAGCAGTTCCTTCTTTACACATGGTGAGGCATCACATGCCTGACTATGAATCAGCTCAAACAAGTGGTTCAGAGGCGATGATCCCCATGCCTCCAATGATCTTTGGTTCTAGGCAAAGAATGATGGATAACTCTGGGGCTGTTCCCTTTGCATTTTATCCAACTGGGCCTCCAGTGCCATTTCTTACGATGCTTCCTGTGTATAATGTTCCACCTGATGCTGGAGCTACTTCCGCATCGAGTCATTATGGTGTGGAGGAAGTTATTGAGAATAGTGATTCTGCTAAAAAATTTGATATCACAGAAGAACATGACCAAACTGGGAATCCAACTAATGTAGATTCATTACAAAGGATTGCTGATAATGACACCTCTCTTGAACAGAAGTCTGACATACTTAACAGTGACTTTGCTAGTCATTGGCAAAATTTGCAATTTGGACGATTTTGCCAAAATCCACGGTCCCCAAGTCCTTTAGCTTATCCTTCACCTGTGATGGTGCCACCTATGTATCTACAGGGACGTGTTCAATGGGATGGTCCAGGAAGACCCCTTTCAGGCAATATGAACGGTTTCACTCAGCTCATGAATTATGGTCCTCGCCTTGTTCCTGTTTCTCCTATTCAGCCTGTATCTGGTAGACCCCCCAATGTATATCAGCGGTATGGTGAAGATATACCAAGATATCGGAGTGGGACCGGAACTTATTTGCCAAATCCT GTTTCTGGTAGGGATCGACATTCTTCAGGCACTAGAAGGGGAAACTACAGCTATGACAGAACTGAAAACAATGGCGACAGAGAAGGAAACTGGAATGTTTCAAAATCACGAGCCACTGGACGCAACCACAATCGCAACCAATCTGACAGATCAAATTCAAAGATATACAGACCAGCTGGCGCCAGTGAAAGCCGACCTGATAGATCATGGAATTCATACAGACATGACACATTTCCTTCATACCAGTCGCAAAATGGTCCACTTTACCCCAACTCCCCTCAAGCTGGTCTGCCTAACGTTACATATGGGATGTATTCTGTACCAGCTGTAAACTCTAGCGGATTGTCATCTAATGGACCAACTGCTCAATCTCTTGTAATGTTGTATCCATATGATCACAATCCAAACTATGGTCCAACTGCTGAACAGGTAGAGTTTGGATCATTAGGCCAGGTGGGTTTCTCAGGTATGAACGAACAGTATTCCAGTGAGGCAAGTAGGGAAACGGAAGCATTTGACGAACATAGGTTACAGGGGAGGTCTGCACATCACTCTTCCCCGGACCAACCTTCCTCTCCCCATCATTATAG GAGGATTTGA